A part of Chloroflexota bacterium genomic DNA contains:
- a CDS encoding M23 family metallopeptidase, producing the protein MSKTLKFGIIILAILCLALLALTLLELPGKSNEDQVVAQTDSTPQDWGDSDLAEVVLTAIDQSEGWLPAESYVIDMIQYQDDGQVAAVWLAAIDPETGELIGREPDLVMAEQDAEGKWILMVSGEEKFDDVLTEFQYVSKTIQGDVDAEQVAISKDAKVYGGYYLPWAENLTKRLTWSVGHTSCYPTYYCTHAFDFADGTMFPMVAAKGGTVYHWKDNCANGDSSCTNSITIQDRSTTPWTYQIYLHIAQGSVPANLKQVGAPVMQGQYIADVDDTGYSTGHHVHFMVVSDETKYLSVSGYIWGVALDITFKDVSINWDAATQGGRPRLEYEAATYGGEGQAYYTSGNAPANPPTGALTAPLTKTYQTDPLMTVSGWGQDDIAVTKLEILARYDDGDWMTIDEQTATPFTAQVNLCETEVPDGPFDLALRVWDYEGNPSSIVSIREVVKGVECSAGVDPDVSLNKINGTVLLPNSGQVSATVIKGSTNSNIVSVDFWFHGMNWNGDEWVLLGTDTNGADGWQAPFEAGSLGESTTYSVLAVATDALGNQGTDLTFNATLDKTNPWVNFGSINSPILTGQFTITWTAGDQLTGISHYALDMKVNNGEWQPLDSKLAKEASSYIINVNETELIIIRLIVTDNAGNVTIGKTALYSEGYVFPEGLIFPIFFNNH; encoded by the coding sequence GTGAGTAAAACATTGAAATTCGGGATTATTATTTTAGCCATTTTATGCCTGGCTTTACTGGCATTGACTCTGCTTGAACTACCCGGAAAATCGAACGAGGATCAGGTTGTCGCCCAGACCGATTCCACCCCGCAGGATTGGGGTGATTCGGATCTGGCTGAGGTAGTGCTTACTGCGATTGATCAATCTGAAGGTTGGTTGCCGGCGGAGTCTTATGTTATTGACATGATCCAATATCAGGATGATGGGCAGGTCGCGGCTGTTTGGTTGGCAGCGATTGACCCGGAGACTGGTGAATTAATTGGCCGCGAACCTGATTTGGTGATGGCTGAGCAGGATGCTGAAGGCAAATGGATTTTGATGGTCAGCGGGGAAGAGAAATTTGATGACGTCCTGACAGAATTTCAATATGTTTCCAAAACGATTCAGGGAGATGTGGATGCGGAGCAGGTTGCAATTTCCAAAGACGCTAAGGTGTATGGTGGTTACTATCTCCCCTGGGCGGAGAACCTGACCAAACGTCTGACCTGGTCTGTGGGACATACCTCCTGTTATCCCACCTATTACTGCACCCATGCTTTTGACTTTGCAGATGGCACCATGTTCCCCATGGTGGCTGCCAAGGGTGGGACGGTTTACCATTGGAAGGACAACTGTGCGAATGGAGATTCTTCTTGCACCAACAGCATAACTATTCAGGACCGTTCCACCACACCCTGGACATACCAGATCTACCTGCATATTGCGCAGGGTTCAGTCCCAGCTAACCTGAAACAGGTCGGCGCGCCCGTGATGCAGGGGCAGTATATAGCAGATGTGGATGATACCGGCTACAGCACCGGACACCATGTTCACTTCATGGTTGTTTCGGACGAAACGAAATACCTTTCTGTCAGTGGTTATATCTGGGGTGTTGCGCTGGATATCACCTTTAAAGATGTCTCAATAAACTGGGATGCCGCAACCCAGGGCGGTCGCCCGCGGCTCGAGTATGAAGCCGCAACCTACGGCGGCGAAGGACAGGCATACTACACCTCGGGTAATGCCCCGGCGAATCCGCCGACTGGCGCTCTGACGGCACCGCTTACAAAGACATATCAAACTGATCCCCTGATGACCGTTTCAGGGTGGGGCCAGGACGATATCGCTGTTACCAAATTGGAAATTCTGGCGAGATATGATGATGGCGACTGGATGACGATTGACGAACAGACTGCGACGCCCTTCACGGCTCAGGTGAATTTGTGCGAAACGGAAGTGCCTGATGGTCCCTTTGATTTGGCCCTGCGGGTCTGGGATTATGAGGGCAATCCCTCCTCGATTGTTTCCATACGGGAAGTGGTCAAGGGTGTGGAGTGTTCAGCAGGGGTGGACCCTGACGTTTCGTTGAATAAGATCAATGGCACAGTCCTGCTGCCCAACAGCGGCCAGGTCAGTGCAACTGTAATTAAGGGCAGTACCAACAGCAATATCGTCTCCGTGGACTTTTGGTTCCACGGTATGAATTGGAATGGCGATGAATGGGTTCTGCTCGGTACGGACACTAACGGTGCTGATGGATGGCAGGCCCCCTTTGAAGCCGGCAGCCTGGGCGAATCAACGACTTATTCCGTCCTCGCTGTGGCGACCGATGCCCTGGGCAATCAGGGTACGGACCTGACCTTCAATGCAACTTTGGATAAGACTAATCCATGGGTGAATTTTGGTTCGATCAATTCGCCTATATTGACCGGACAGTTTACTATCACCTGGACTGCTGGTGATCAGTTAACCGGGATAAGTCATTATGCTCTCGATATGAAAGTTAACAATGGTGAGTGGCAACCTTTGGACAGTAAGCTCGCCAAAGAGGCTTCTTCCTATATAATCAATGTAAACGAAACGGAGCTGATTATTATCCGGCTGATCGTAACGGATAATGCCGGGAATGTTACTATTGGAAAAACAGCGCTATACTCAGAAGGTTATGTGTTCCCTGAAGGTTTAATATTCCCGATATTTTTTAATAATCATTAG
- the greA gene encoding transcription elongation factor GreA, whose amino-acid sequence MPSSYLTQEGYDRLLKELDYLRTDKRTEVADRLRNAMEDGELIENAELEAAKNEQSFVEGRIKELEILLANAKLIEENANNDTIQVGSKVKVKEDGFDPEEYVIVGHAEADPRLGRISNESPLGKALLNHKAGDKVKVEAPGGAFEIDILAVG is encoded by the coding sequence ATGCCCAGTTCGTATTTAACACAAGAAGGTTATGATCGGCTGCTGAAAGAGCTGGACTATCTTCGTACGGATAAACGCACAGAGGTCGCAGACCGCCTGCGGAATGCGATGGAAGATGGCGAACTGATCGAAAACGCAGAACTCGAAGCCGCAAAAAATGAACAATCTTTCGTTGAAGGCCGGATCAAGGAATTGGAGATCCTGCTTGCCAACGCTAAATTGATTGAAGAAAACGCGAATAACGACACCATCCAGGTCGGTTCCAAGGTCAAGGTGAAAGAGGACGGATTTGACCCGGAAGAATACGTGATCGTTGGTCATGCCGAGGCTGATCCTCGGCTGGGACGCATCTCAAATGAGTCCCCTTTGGGCAAAGCGTTGCTAAATCATAAGGCTGGTGATAAAGTTAAGGTCGAAGCCCCTGGCGGTGCTTTTGAGATTGATATCCTGGCTGTAGGCTAG
- a CDS encoding CTP synthase: protein MTTKYIFFTGGVLSSVGKGVTAAATGRLLRERGFNVAVQKLDPYINVDPGTMSPYQHGEVFVLDDGAETDLDLGHYERFIDIRLNKVCNVTTGQVYAEVIGRERRGDYLGGTIQVIPHITNEIKRRVRLVGKTTGADIVLVEVGGTVGDIEGLPFLEAIRQMRFDLGRENTAYVHLTWLPHIGATGELKTKPTQHSVRELRSIGILPDLIVTRSDYEIDPEINEKIALFCDVKPDAVIPMVTSSILYEIPLLLDKTCIADMLLERLELKPQKQPDWTEWEALIAEVRKPKPSITVALVGKYVELHDAYISVREALKHAALAHGVELDLRWVHSTDLENDIGWEELEGVDGIVVPGGFGSRGIEGKIRTVTFARENKIPYLGLCLGMQVMVIEYARNVLHFDKANSSEFDHSTPAPVIDLMPDQHNVTEKGGTMRLGLYPCHLMPGTKASDAYQTDLVEERHRHRFELNNEFRSDLEAAGLVCSGVSPDNRLVEITEVKDHPFMLGTQFHPEFLSRPNRPHPLFSAFIKAVCERAGVCGEK from the coding sequence ATGACAACCAAGTATATCTTTTTCACCGGTGGTGTTCTAAGCTCCGTCGGCAAAGGCGTGACCGCAGCCGCAACCGGCCGTCTGCTGCGGGAACGCGGCTTCAATGTCGCTGTGCAAAAACTCGACCCCTATATCAACGTCGATCCCGGCACGATGAGCCCCTACCAGCATGGTGAAGTCTTTGTACTGGATGACGGCGCAGAGACGGACCTGGACCTGGGACATTATGAACGGTTCATTGACATCCGCCTGAACAAGGTCTGCAACGTCACAACCGGTCAGGTTTATGCCGAGGTGATTGGCCGTGAACGCCGCGGGGATTATCTTGGCGGCACCATTCAGGTCATTCCTCATATCACCAATGAAATTAAACGACGGGTCCGGTTGGTGGGTAAAACCACCGGCGCAGATATCGTCCTGGTGGAAGTCGGCGGCACGGTTGGTGACATTGAAGGCCTGCCCTTCCTGGAGGCCATCCGCCAAATGCGCTTTGACCTGGGCCGAGAAAATACAGCTTATGTCCACCTCACCTGGCTGCCCCACATCGGCGCAACCGGTGAACTCAAGACCAAACCCACCCAACACTCCGTGCGCGAACTCCGCTCGATCGGCATCCTCCCCGATCTGATCGTGACCCGCTCGGATTATGAAATTGACCCCGAAATCAACGAAAAAATCGCTCTGTTCTGCGATGTCAAACCCGATGCCGTGATCCCAATGGTCACGTCCTCCATCCTCTATGAGATTCCTCTCTTGCTGGATAAGACCTGCATTGCGGACATGCTGTTGGAGAGGCTGGAACTCAAACCCCAGAAACAACCTGACTGGACCGAATGGGAAGCGCTGATCGCTGAAGTGCGCAAACCCAAGCCATCCATCACCGTGGCTCTGGTCGGAAAATATGTTGAACTGCATGATGCCTACATCAGCGTTCGCGAAGCTCTCAAACATGCGGCCCTGGCCCACGGCGTGGAACTGGACCTGCGCTGGGTACACTCCACCGACCTCGAAAATGATATCGGTTGGGAAGAGTTGGAGGGCGTTGACGGAATCGTAGTGCCAGGCGGATTCGGCAGCCGAGGAATTGAGGGTAAAATTAGGACAGTAACCTTTGCCCGTGAAAACAAGATCCCTTATCTGGGATTATGTCTGGGGATGCAGGTGATGGTGATCGAATATGCCCGAAATGTGCTGCATTTCGATAAAGCCAACTCATCGGAATTCGACCACTCCACTCCAGCCCCGGTCATTGACCTGATGCCGGATCAGCACAACGTCACCGAAAAAGGCGGCACAATGCGGCTTGGTCTTTATCCATGCCATCTAATGCCCGGGACAAAAGCCAGCGATGCCTACCAGACCGATCTGGTCGAAGAGCGCCATCGCCACCGGTTCGAACTGAATAACGAATTCCGTTCGGATCTGGAAGCAGCGGGCCTGGTTTGTTCCGGTGTCTCACCAGATAACCGCCTGGTTGAGATCACCGAAGTGAAGGATCACCCCTTCATGCTGGGAACCCAATTCCATCCGGAATTTCTTTCCCGTCCTAACCGGCCACATCCCCTCTTCAGCGCTTTCATCAAAGCGGTTTGTGAGCGGGCGGGGGTTTGCGGCGAAAAATAA
- a CDS encoding S1 RNA-binding domain-containing protein — protein MEQEQDIKAKERYTGTVLKTTLQGALVNIGVDKPAFIHISQAVKDGDPKAQINSIEEVLKVGDSLDFWVKRVRKDRIELTMKEPLAMEWREIKPGMTVKGNVVRLETFGAFVEIGAERPGLIHISELSHSYVRTPGEVVREGDEVEAKVLEVNRRKKQIKLSIKALQELPETMQAHQQASNVVEEETKEPDLTAMEIALRSAMEKAENEEKNAKKKSRKNKDADSEQEDLLSRTLENKVGQES, from the coding sequence ATGGAACAAGAACAAGATATTAAAGCAAAAGAGCGCTATACGGGGACAGTGCTTAAAACGACGCTTCAGGGCGCGTTGGTCAACATTGGTGTTGACAAACCTGCTTTTATCCACATTTCTCAGGCAGTTAAAGACGGCGATCCAAAAGCTCAGATCAACAGCATTGAAGAAGTGCTGAAGGTTGGAGATTCATTGGATTTCTGGGTCAAACGGGTCCGCAAAGACCGGATCGAACTGACCATGAAAGAGCCTTTGGCGATGGAATGGCGTGAGATCAAACCAGGCATGACCGTAAAAGGTAATGTCGTTCGTTTGGAAACCTTTGGTGCCTTTGTTGAAATTGGTGCAGAACGCCCCGGCCTGATCCATATCAGCGAGCTTTCACACAGTTACGTCCGCACCCCTGGCGAGGTTGTCCGGGAAGGCGACGAAGTGGAAGCCAAAGTGTTGGAAGTCAATCGCCGTAAGAAACAGATCAAGCTCAGCATTAAAGCACTCCAGGAACTTCCTGAGACCATGCAGGCCCATCAGCAAGCCAGCAACGTTGTCGAAGAAGAAACCAAAGAACCTGATCTGACCGCAATGGAAATTGCTTTACGGTCGGCCATGGAAAAAGCGGAAAACGAAGAAAAGAATGCCAAGAAGAAGTCCCGCAAGAACAAAGATGCGGATTCAGAGCAGGAAGATCTTCTTTCACGCACACTGGAGAATAAAGTTGGTCAAGAATCCTGA
- the eno gene encoding phosphopyruvate hydratase: MDTTIISINALQILDSRGNPTVEVEVILGDGSWGRAAVPSGASTGVHEALELRDGDKNKFGGKGVLKAVENVNSKIAELLLGADATQQVAIDMAMIDLDGTKNKSKLGANAILGTGLAIAKAAANSLGLPLYRYLGGTYAHVIPTPMMNILNGGAHTSWQTTDAQEFMVMPLGASTFAEGLRWSAEIYHTLKGVLKAKGYATLVGDEGGYAPALKANEEAVETILEAIEKAGFKAGKDIAIALDPAASEFYDVDKKTYNLRTEGRELSSDEMVAFWVDWVNKYPIVSLEDGLAQDDWEGWKALTAEVGDKVQIVGDDLLVTNPERVAKAIEEKACNSLLVKVNQIGSLTETMEAVSLCQNAGWTAVTSHRSGETEDTTIADLSVAMNMGQIKTGAPARSDRVAKYNQLLRIEAELGDTARYAGWDALKQKH, translated from the coding sequence ATGGATACAACAATTATTTCCATTAATGCATTACAAATTCTCGATTCACGCGGCAACCCCACCGTTGAGGTTGAGGTTATTCTGGGTGATGGCAGCTGGGGTCGCGCCGCGGTGCCCTCCGGTGCTTCCACCGGTGTGCATGAAGCACTGGAACTGCGTGACGGCGATAAAAACAAATTTGGCGGCAAAGGTGTTCTGAAAGCTGTTGAAAACGTCAACTCCAAAATTGCTGAACTGCTGCTTGGCGCAGATGCCACCCAGCAGGTTGCTATTGACATGGCAATGATCGATCTCGACGGCACCAAGAACAAGAGCAAATTGGGCGCCAATGCCATTCTCGGTACCGGCCTGGCGATTGCCAAAGCCGCCGCGAATTCACTGGGCCTCCCACTCTACCGCTATCTGGGCGGCACCTATGCTCACGTTATCCCTACCCCCATGATGAACATCCTCAATGGTGGCGCTCACACCAGCTGGCAGACCACCGATGCGCAGGAATTCATGGTCATGCCCCTGGGCGCTTCCACCTTTGCTGAAGGCCTCCGCTGGAGTGCTGAAATTTACCACACCCTCAAGGGTGTTTTGAAAGCCAAGGGTTACGCCACATTGGTCGGTGACGAAGGCGGTTACGCCCCGGCACTCAAGGCCAATGAAGAAGCTGTCGAGACCATCCTCGAAGCCATCGAAAAAGCCGGTTTCAAAGCTGGCAAAGATATCGCCATCGCTTTGGATCCTGCCGCTTCCGAGTTCTATGATGTGGACAAGAAAACCTACAACCTGCGGACCGAAGGTCGCGAACTCTCCAGTGACGAGATGGTTGCGTTCTGGGTTGATTGGGTCAACAAGTACCCGATCGTCTCCCTCGAAGATGGCCTGGCCCAGGACGACTGGGAGGGTTGGAAAGCCCTCACCGCTGAAGTCGGCGACAAAGTCCAGATCGTTGGCGACGACCTGCTGGTGACCAACCCCGAACGGGTTGCCAAGGCCATTGAAGAAAAAGCCTGCAACTCCCTGCTGGTCAAAGTGAACCAGATCGGTTCCCTGACCGAGACCATGGAAGCCGTTTCCCTCTGCCAGAACGCTGGCTGGACGGCCGTGACCTCCCACCGCTCCGGTGAGACCGAAGACACCACCATCGCTGACCTCTCCGTGGCGATGAACATGGGCCAGATCAAGACCGGCGCTCCCGCCCGTTCCGATCGGGTTGCCAAATACAACCAGCTGCTCCGCATCGAAGCCGAACTGGGTGACACCGCCCGCTATGCCGGCTGGGATGCCCTCAAGCAAAAGCACTAA
- a CDS encoding uracil-DNA glycosylase, with the protein MTTTLQELENEIITCRQCPRLVAWREEVAQTKRKAFINEPYWGKPVPGFGDSNARMVVVGLAPGAHGSNRTGRMFTGDASGKFLYPALFRAGLANQPNGDDPEDGLVLKDLFITAICRCVPPKNKPNITEIKTCLPWMADEVERLPYLQGYVALGRIAFDGIRRMYKMQGVELPKMDFGHNTLNQLGEGLPWLLSSYHPSQQNTLTGRLTEAMFDTVWENAKAQLH; encoded by the coding sequence ATGACCACCACCCTGCAAGAACTGGAAAATGAGATCATCACCTGCCGTCAGTGCCCCCGTCTGGTCGCCTGGCGGGAGGAAGTCGCCCAAACCAAGCGCAAAGCCTTTATCAACGAGCCTTATTGGGGGAAACCGGTCCCGGGATTTGGCGACTCCAACGCACGGATGGTGGTCGTAGGCCTGGCACCCGGCGCACATGGCTCCAATCGAACCGGGCGGATGTTCACCGGAGATGCCAGCGGAAAGTTCCTCTATCCAGCCCTCTTTCGTGCTGGTTTGGCGAACCAGCCAAACGGTGATGATCCGGAAGATGGCCTGGTGCTCAAAGACCTTTTCATCACCGCTATTTGCCGCTGCGTGCCGCCCAAGAACAAGCCCAACATAACTGAAATCAAAACCTGCCTGCCCTGGATGGCAGATGAGGTAGAGCGCCTACCATATCTTCAGGGATATGTCGCCCTGGGACGGATCGCATTTGATGGCATTCGCAGGATGTACAAGATGCAGGGCGTAGAGCTGCCGAAAATGGACTTCGGGCATAACACCCTCAACCAGCTCGGTGAAGGACTGCCCTGGCTGCTGAGTTCCTATCACCCCAGCCAGCAAAACACCCTCACAGGGCGGCTGACCGAAGCGATGTTTGATACCGTCTGGGAAAACGCCAAAGCGCAATTACACTAA
- the lysS gene encoding lysine--tRNA ligase, translating to MLEDSFTELERNRLDKLHDVQADGLEPYPTRAEQTHTSQAAIDAFTKAEEAGDETPIKVTLAGRLRSLRTMGKIAFAHIDDRAGRIQLFFRINDLGEEKMAELDKYFDLGDFIQAGGYMFRTKRGEISLYVEDYKLLAKALRPLPAAKDEVVNGEVVRHATLSDPETRFRQRYVDLAVNPEVQEIFKIRAATVRFLRQFLDEHDFIEVETPILQPIYGGAAARPFVTHHNQLHQDLFLRISFELYLKRLLVGGLERVYEIGRDFRNEGVSFKHNPEFTQLEYYWAYADYLQVMEFTEQMIAFVAEKVLGTTKITFDGKEIDLTPPWNRVELRQGLIEATGIDIEEHPTAESLEAAMKAKGLKVKPGAARGKLIDALLGDFLEPNFIQPTFLYNYPRDISPLAKNQPGNPAIVERFEGFVGGMELCNAFTELNDPLDQEQRFLEMGRDYESDDEERHPMDDDYLNALSYGMPPAGGFGIGVDRLVMLLTGRRSIREVILFPHLRSVGDEDTDE from the coding sequence ATGCTCGAAGATTCATTCACGGAACTTGAACGCAACCGCTTGGATAAACTCCATGATGTCCAGGCGGATGGGCTGGAACCCTACCCCACCCGTGCAGAACAAACCCACACCAGCCAGGCAGCCATAGATGCTTTCACCAAGGCTGAAGAAGCTGGTGATGAGACTCCTATCAAGGTCACCCTGGCAGGACGTCTGCGGTCACTGCGGACCATGGGCAAGATCGCCTTCGCCCACATTGACGACCGTGCCGGCCGCATCCAGCTTTTCTTCCGGATCAATGACCTCGGTGAAGAAAAAATGGCGGAGCTGGATAAATATTTCGACTTGGGCGATTTCATTCAGGCCGGCGGCTATATGTTCCGGACCAAACGCGGCGAAATTTCACTTTATGTGGAAGATTACAAATTGCTGGCCAAGGCCCTGCGTCCCCTGCCGGCTGCCAAAGACGAAGTCGTCAACGGTGAAGTCGTCCGGCATGCCACGCTGAGTGACCCGGAAACCCGTTTCCGCCAGCGCTATGTCGACCTGGCCGTGAACCCTGAAGTACAGGAAATCTTCAAAATCCGGGCAGCGACTGTCCGCTTCCTCCGTCAGTTCCTGGATGAGCACGACTTCATCGAAGTTGAAACGCCCATTCTTCAACCCATCTATGGTGGCGCAGCTGCGAGGCCCTTCGTCACCCATCACAACCAACTTCATCAAGACCTCTTCCTGCGGATTTCCTTCGAGCTCTATCTGAAACGGCTGCTTGTGGGCGGCCTGGAAAGGGTATATGAGATTGGGCGCGATTTCCGCAACGAAGGCGTCTCCTTCAAGCACAACCCGGAATTCACCCAGTTGGAGTATTACTGGGCTTATGCCGACTATCTGCAGGTGATGGAATTCACCGAGCAAATGATCGCCTTTGTCGCCGAGAAGGTCCTGGGCACCACTAAGATTACTTTCGATGGCAAAGAGATCGACCTCACACCACCCTGGAACCGGGTGGAACTGCGGCAGGGTCTGATTGAAGCCACCGGCATTGATATCGAAGAACACCCCACCGCTGAATCACTGGAAGCCGCGATGAAAGCCAAAGGCCTCAAGGTCAAACCGGGTGCTGCCCGCGGGAAGCTGATCGACGCCCTGCTTGGCGACTTTCTAGAGCCGAACTTCATCCAGCCAACCTTCCTTTATAATTATCCAAGGGACATCTCCCCTCTGGCGAAGAATCAACCCGGCAATCCGGCAATTGTGGAACGCTTTGAAGGCTTTGTTGGTGGGATGGAACTCTGCAATGCTTTCACCGAATTGAACGACCCGCTGGATCAGGAACAACGTTTCCTCGAAATGGGCCGTGATTATGAAAGCGATGACGAAGAACGCCATCCAATGGATGACGATTATTTGAACGCCCTCAGCTATGGGATGCCCCCTGCCGGCGGTTTTGGGATCGGCGTGGACCGGCTGGTCATGCTGCTCACGGGCCGGCGCAGTATCCGGGAAGTGATCCTGTTCCCCCACCTGCGCAGCGTGGGCGATGAGGACACCGACGAATAA
- a CDS encoding efflux RND transporter periplasmic adaptor subunit: protein MSETQNKNKKRRRGLWIALVVIAVVIIIAGISIWRAQQAATELFAGLETEPYQRQNLDANIYGTGTVEPSQSAVLTWSTSGIIGEVYVSLGQEVQKDDILMSLDPESVSVDVLQAQIDVINAQNNLDNLNENWQSDLAQAKLDLLNAQEDLDDLSTDREIMNYQRCTDERIQDLEDDLDQAETIYKYRQNADTLQAVNTAQANLDYCNAGYTETEIAEAELKIQLAEAKVADLQEQVDILTEGPDPDRVTIMETQLAMAQNRADSLLVKAPFDGVITALPVQEGDLVQAGTKAAQLDDLSNLYLDVQISEVDIPLVAVDQPAELVFDAYYDETFSGHVIQISPVGSSVQGVVEYNVRIQMNGDTDGRIKPGMTAAVNIIVEEKDDVFVIPNDAIVIVDNQESVFVKRDGTYVAVPVTLGGYSDNYSEVLSADIEEGELIVINPPDELTGNMPFGPGSRFQGFGD, encoded by the coding sequence GTGTCTGAAACTCAAAATAAAAATAAAAAACGCCGTCGTGGACTGTGGATCGCACTGGTTGTTATCGCAGTTGTGATCATCATTGCTGGAATTAGCATCTGGCGGGCCCAGCAGGCCGCGACCGAACTTTTCGCTGGATTGGAAACCGAACCATATCAACGCCAGAATCTAGATGCCAATATTTACGGAACGGGAACCGTTGAACCTTCCCAATCAGCCGTTTTGACCTGGTCCACCAGCGGAATAATCGGTGAGGTTTATGTCTCCCTGGGCCAGGAAGTGCAAAAAGATGACATCCTGATGAGCCTTGATCCGGAATCTGTTTCAGTGGATGTCCTCCAGGCCCAAATTGACGTGATCAACGCCCAGAATAACCTGGACAACCTCAACGAGAACTGGCAATCCGACCTGGCCCAGGCCAAGCTGGACCTGCTCAACGCCCAAGAGGATCTGGATGACCTCTCAACCGATCGCGAGATCATGAACTATCAGCGCTGCACCGATGAGCGCATTCAGGACCTTGAAGACGACCTCGATCAGGCCGAAACCATTTATAAATACCGCCAAAATGCGGATACCCTCCAGGCCGTGAATACTGCCCAGGCAAATCTCGATTACTGCAATGCCGGATATACCGAAACAGAAATTGCCGAAGCCGAATTAAAAATCCAGCTAGCTGAGGCCAAAGTGGCCGACCTGCAGGAGCAGGTGGATATCCTGACTGAAGGTCCCGATCCCGATCGGGTTACCATTATGGAAACGCAGCTGGCTATGGCACAAAACCGCGCCGACAGCCTGCTGGTGAAAGCACCCTTTGACGGCGTGATCACAGCCCTGCCCGTTCAGGAAGGCGACCTCGTCCAGGCCGGCACCAAGGCAGCTCAGTTGGATGACCTTTCCAACCTCTATCTGGATGTCCAGATTTCCGAGGTGGATATCCCCCTGGTGGCTGTTGATCAACCCGCCGAATTGGTCTTTGATGCCTATTATGACGAAACTTTCTCCGGACATGTGATTCAAATTTCACCGGTTGGCAGCTCCGTGCAGGGCGTGGTGGAATATAACGTCCGCATCCAAATGAATGGCGACACCGACGGCCGGATTAAACCCGGCATGACAGCAGCCGTGAATATCATCGTGGAAGAAAAAGACGATGTTTTTGTCATCCCCAATGACGCCATTGTGATCGTTGATAACCAGGAAAGCGTCTTTGTCAAACGGGATGGCACGTATGTAGCAGTACCCGTCACCCTCGGCGGCTATTCCGACAACTACAGCGAAGTCCTCAGTGCCGATATCGAAGAAGGCGAATTGATCGTGATCAATCCCCCCGATGAACTGACCGGGAATATGCCTTTCGGCCCTGGCAGTCGATTCCAGGGCTTTGGAGATTAG
- a CDS encoding sigma-70 family RNA polymerase sigma factor: protein MDEQELIQDALNGNLDAFNGLVLHYQDMAYNVAYRVMGEHGAAGDACQEAFISAYQKLHQYRGGSFKSWLLRIVTNACYDELRRRQRRPVTPLTPELDDGETLEDPYWIEDDQASPEEQMEQAALEKAIQHCISELEEKFRTIIVLVDVEGMDYEAASEIADTPLGTVKSRLARARSRVQDCLQGFWELLPEIFRLKNEETE from the coding sequence ATGGACGAACAAGAACTGATCCAAGACGCACTCAATGGCAATCTAGATGCCTTCAATGGCCTGGTCTTGCATTATCAGGACATGGCCTATAACGTTGCCTATCGCGTGATGGGCGAACATGGCGCTGCCGGCGATGCTTGTCAGGAAGCATTCATCTCTGCCTACCAGAAATTGCATCAATACCGGGGAGGTTCGTTCAAGTCCTGGCTGCTGCGGATCGTCACCAACGCCTGTTATGATGAGCTCCGCCGCCGCCAACGCCGCCCGGTGACGCCTCTGACGCCTGAACTAGACGATGGAGAAACGCTGGAAGATCCTTATTGGATCGAAGATGACCAGGCCTCCCCAGAAGAACAAATGGAACAGGCAGCGCTGGAAAAAGCCATCCAGCATTGCATCAGCGAATTGGAAGAAAAATTCCGTACTATCATCGTTCTGGTGGATGTTGAGGGTATGGATTACGAGGCGGCCTCCGAAATTGCCGATACCCCCCTCGGCACAGTGAAAAGCCGACTGGCAAGGGCCAGGTCTCGGGTGCAAGACTGCCTTCAGGGGTTTTGGGAACTTTTGCCTGAAATCTTTCGTCTAAAGAACGAGGAAACAGAATGA